A stretch of DNA from Canis aureus isolate CA01 chromosome 13, VMU_Caureus_v.1.0, whole genome shotgun sequence:
TTGGTTACTAAATGAGACCTCCTCTCATTCCAGAGGAAGTTTCCAGCCGAATAGCGGTTTTCATAGCCCGTCTCTAACTTATATCCTCCAGTGTGAAAGCAGACTTGGAGGAAAGGGATTCTAGGTTGATGGAATCAATAGACATCTAGttgtgtgattttaaaaagattattatcTCCTTTgccatttttgtgtgttttctgtatttgctAATTCTGCTTATGTTAAAATTATGTTAGTAGGATGCTGCTTTTGTTAGTCGTATAATTCAGAGTTCTTTTCCATTACACCATTTTTTTTAGTACACATAAAGAAGAGCTGGATATATTGGCTGTCATGATCCTTTGGTGAATTATTTATTAGATATCCACTGACTATTCCCTGACATTAAGAACTCTATTACTGACTGTGATTCAGAATATAAAAGTTAGAGTAGAATATTTGAgttcataaatttatttacttaaattagCTTTTCAATTTCAAAACTAGGATTCTATCCATTAAAGAGCTAGAGCATTTCGTATGCTCAGAGCTTTAGTCTTATGTTTTCTTTGATAACATATTGTAATTAGACTTTGAGGGGAATAGATTTCTATCAGCATCAGAAATTAATACGCATAAATGAATTAGGAAAACAATGATGAAAACTTCAGGTAAACAGGATGGCCTGATGgtgaaaaaattttattcttttctttggtaATTTTTCTCTCTGATGACCCTCTTTCATCTTCAAAGCTACAATGACTTCTCTTCTAAGAACTCAAATATTCTGATTGAAATTATGATTCCTAAATTTTGagttgacttttcattttcatttggaaatgaaCAAAATGGTAGACTTCTCTAATATTTTATAAGAGAGCATGAAAATAATCATCTAACATACAAAAggcttatatatacacataataaaaatgagttaTGTTTCTAGATTTTAAGTTTCCTTAttgttctttctctgcatcttagCCTGGCAGACTTCTACTCGTTTTGTCACTTATCCTTCATTTAGCTAGGATTAATGTTTTTTTAGGGAAAAGACTACTGCCTCAGGATGCTCTCCAAGGCATTATACTGTGactatatatttgttgaaaacatTGATGCTAGGAATAAGAACATGGCAGTGTAATGAAGATGTTAACAGTATCTCAATATTAACAAGATGGACTATGCTGTtacatttggttaaaaaaaatcttcattatccaaacaaaaataaagttcttctgtttttaaattactaaaacaatatatgttcatttaaaaataaaaatatatgaatacataaGTACAAAGACATTACTGGCAATATATTTTTCCCCAGGGATTGGAgttgttcgttttttttttttttttaagattttatttgttcatgagagtaacagacagagagagaggcagaggcccaggcagagggagaaacagctccctgcagggagcccgatgtgggactcgaccccgggtctctaggatcacaccatggcccaaaggcaggtgctcagccaccgaggcacccaggcaccccaggattaGAGTTTTTGGGTAACAAAGTTGGTAAAGTCCCATCCATCCAGCTCCATTGGAAGCAGGCCAGTTTGGCTGTCTGCATCGCTGTAAAATATAATGAACGAACGATGGAGCACCTGAGGTGCAACAACAGTTCAGACAGGGAGGCCGGCAAggtggcagaggagtagggtccccggGCACCCGCcccccaacttacctagataactgtcaaatcatcctgaaacctATGAAGTCGACCTGAGATCTCCAGGGAGAGCAGCGGGAGTGCCAAGGGACAAGGGTCTGCGCTTCCAgcaggtaggaaggtggaaaaatgaAACAGACCCACACGGGGAGGGGCCCAGGGGTCGGGCTGGGGGCGGGCACAGGAGAAGGCCCAGAGGGGCGGGGACTGTAGAAATCCACCCGGACCCTCCCAGAGGGAAGGCCCTCCCGGGACCgcaggactgggggggggggcgcgcagCGGGGCCTCCAGAGGGGCCCGGGGAGAGCGCACCCACCGGGTAGCTCGGGaaagggctgcagcgcccggGGGTCTCGGGGAGCCAGGGGATCCGTGGGGACTGcgccctgctccttggggagccgCACCCGGGGGACCCCAGAGGGATGGGAGAGGACAGGACGGTGGAGATTCTCCTGCCCCGGGGGACCCCGAGCTGTGTAGCTCAGCGCCCTGCCCcgggagcacctaggccagtgcggactgggagctgtgggtgATACTGGGGGagtgactccagggctggagagctggccgccgccggtggtgttgtccctcctggtgtcgcCTTGCGCCTGGGACAGAGCGTggctgccagggagcaggggcctcatggggtaaagagctcccactgagccgtgcacgtggcaggaggtggggcatctccccaggtgcacacacctcaGAATCAGCACAGTAGCCCCTCCCggagaagaccagctggaaggacaggggaagagcaagtcctTGACCCAAAAACGCTGAGAAACGCCAGGgaaagtcgagggatttacagtataaagaaccagagggtacccctccttttttttttttccttcctttttccagtacaactcgtttttatatcaggcTGTAAATTTccgattttttttccttttttccctcttagttacaatattttaccacctcttcatttttaagactcttcctttttgactttcatatttctacaattataggtcctagatatattttccccttccagattcccttcaacatactcaacttaatttggggagatatacaagatatttttttgttttgtttcgtgtgtttcattttctctgcctcatgttgttctacaatggcaaaagttaataccttctaaatcATGACCAGTATGCAcgcagaaccaagtggaacaccgtgctggttcattctgtgagattcctcatggCCATTCTGCTCCTCTCTTTTATCTCacttatgttttggtggtcaatggcTGGGCCccctacaagtatttctggtttgtATAAATTTGGGAcagagcatcttctaacatacagaagttaatatactcagaaacaagaggatcaccctctagaacccctcaggtagactacattctccctccattacaacttcttcaccaccttCTCCCAGTCCCcgtttttttctacttcttcttttttttcttttttctttttctttccgtTCTAGTTTTTCTcatcttctttaggattcctggccttttatttcttacgactttgctttaaaatttgtttttcactttagtggtccttttgttttattttgttctgatctttgtttccaatttctggtctctgacttcatcagaatcatctaaggTAAAATATACTAGGTCgcggttgatattcttgactcagcctgctcatacagccactctgcactgagcaaaatgactagaaagaagaactcactacaaaagaaagaatcagaaacagtcctctctgacacagagttacagaattgagattacaattcaatgcagaaagccaattcagaagcacaatcataaagctactggtggctctggaaaaaagcataaaggatttgAGAGACTTCAAACTGCAGCATTTAGACCTAAtcagactgaaattaaaattcaattaaatgagatgcaatccaaacttgaGGTCCTAATgacagggttaatgaggtagaagaacaagtgagtgacatataAGACAAGtagatggcaaggaaggaagctgaggaaaaaagagaaaaaccattaaCAGACCATGAGgttaggttaagggaaataaatgacagcttcagaaggaaaaaaatctacatttaattgggttCCAGAGGATGCGGAgatggacagaggaccagaaagcatatttgaaaacaTAATAGCTGAGagcttccctaatttggggagggaaacaggctttCAGATCCAGGAGATTGAGAAGTCCCccctaaagtcaataaaaaccattcatcaccttgatatttaatagtgaaacttgcaaattccagagataaagagaaaatccttaaagcaaggAGAGACAAGAGAGTCTTTACTTATATATAGAGAAATAACAGattaagagcagacctctccacagagatctagcaggccagaaggggctgcaggatatattcagggtcctaaatgagaagaacatgcagccaagaatactctttccagcaaggctttcattcagggtagaaggagagagaaagggcttccaagataggcagaacctgaaagaatatgtgaccaccaaaccaaccctgcaagaaatattaagggggaccctgtaaaagaaagaggaaatcaaaacaaacaatccacaaaaacagggactgaatacgtattatgatgacactaaattcatatctttcaatagtaactctgaaagtgaatgggcttCCTGATCCTATCAAAAGgcatagggtttcagactggataaaaaagcaagacccacctatttgctgtctacaaatgactcattttagacataaggacacctacagcatgaaaataaaaggttggagaaccatttactattcaaatggtcctcataagaaagcaggggtagccatcctcatatcagataaattaaatttatcccaaagactgtagtaagagatgaagaggggcagtatatcatactgaaaggatctatccaacaagaggaactAACAGTCATGAattttatgcccctaatgtgggagctgccagtatattcattaattaataaccaaagaaacGTCATccttagataatacactaatactgggagacttcaacatggcactttctgtaaatgacagatcttctaagcacaacatctctaacaagcaagagctttaaatgatacactggaccagatggaactttacatccaaacacaaccaaatacacattcttctcaagtgcacatggaactttctccagaatagatcacatactgggtcacaaatcaggtcttaactaataccaaaagattgggattgtcccctgcatatcttcaggccataatgctttgaaactagaactcaatcgcaagaagaaatttggaagaaactcaaacacgtggaggtgaaagagcatcctgctaaaagatggaaggatcaaccaggaaattagagaagaattaaaaagattcatggaaactaatgagaatgaagatacaaccgttcaaaatctttgggatatggCAAAAGCAgtactgagagggaaatacatcgtaatacaagcatcccttaaaaaattggagaaagctcaaatacacaagctaaccttgcacctaaaggaactggagaaagaacagcaaataaaaactacacccagcagaagaagagagttaataaagattctagcagaactcagtgagatagagaccagaactgtggaccAGATCAACacaaccaggagttggttctttgaaagaattaagaagacagataaaccattagccagccttattaaaaacaaaagagaaaagactctaattaataaaatcatgaacaaaacAGGAgtgatcacaaccaataccaaggaaatacaaatgattttaaaaacataatatgggCAACTATACACCAATCAATTAGGCAATctaaagaaatggacacatttctggaaaatcacaaaataccaaaactggaacaagaagaaatagaaaacctgaagaggcctataaccagggaggaaattgaagcagtcatcaaaaacctcccaagacacaaaagtccagggccagatggcttcccagggaaattctatcaaacgtctaaagaagaaacaatagctattctactaaagctgtcctgaaggatagaaagggatgggatacttccaaacttattctatgaggccagcatcactttcattccaaaaccagatgaagaccccattccaaaaccaaagaccccaccggaaaagagaattataaaccaatatccctgataacaCAGATACAAAAGTTTTCAACAAGgcactagccaataagatccaacagtacattaagaagactcttcaccatgaccaagtgtcATTTATCCCCAGaatgcaaggctgcttcaacacttgtaaagcaatcaatgtgagtgatcatatcagtaagagaaaaaacaagaaccatattctcccaatagatgcagagaaagcatttgacaaaatacagcatgtaTTCCTGATCAAGACTCTTCAGACTgttgggatagagggaacattcctcagcatcctaaaagccatctattataagcccacagcaaatatcatacaATGGGGGAatactgagagcctttcccctaagatgaggaacaagacagggatgtccactctcactactgctattcaacataggactagaagtcctcagcctcagcaatcagacaacaaaatgaaataaaaggcattcaaattggcaaagaagaagtcaaactctccctttttgcagatgacataatactgtatatagaaaatccaaaaaactCCATGCCAAGATTGCtataactcatacagcaatttggcagcatggcaggctacaaaatcaatgcccagaaatcagtggcatttctatacactgacaatgagactgaataaagagaaattaaggagtcaatcccatttactattgcaccccaaagcatcagatacctagaaataaaccttaccaaagaggtaaaggatctataccctaaaaactacagaacacttctgaaagaaattgcgGAAGACAcaatgagatggaaaaatattccatgctcatagattggaagaattaatactgtgaaaatgtcaatgcaaCGTggataatttacacatttaatgcaatccctatcaaaataccatggactttcttcagggagttggaacaaatcatcttaacaTTTGTgtagaattagaaaagaccctgaatagcctggggaatattaaaaaagaaaagcagagccggggcatcataatgccggatttcaggttgtactacaaagctgtggtcatcaagacagtgtggtcctggcaaaaaacagacacatagatcaatggaacagaatagagaatccagaagtggaccctcaactcatggtcaactaatattcaacaaagcaggaaagacaatctactggaaaaaagacagtctcttcaacaaatggtattcaGAAAATTGgtcagccacgtgcagaagaatgaaactgaacaatttcctcacaccataaacaaaaatggGCTCAAGATGGAcgaaagacctaaacatgagataggaatccatccaAATCTTAAGgtagaacacaggcagcaaccatTGTGACTtcggccacagcaatttcttgctagacatgtctccaaaggcaagaaaaacaaaggcaaaaatgaaccattgcgACTTCATCACGATATAAAgcctgcatagcaaaggaaacagtggaCAAAACCCAAAAGCAACCTACATAactggagaagatatttgcaaatgtcttatctgataaaggactactATCCAAAATGTGTAACTGGgtgttgggcattaaggagggcatatgatgtgatgagcactgtgtgttataccgtatattggaaaattgaatttaaattttaagaacttatcaaactcaacacccacaaaaacaaaaaatccagccaagaaatagaagaacaaggtagaagacaagaacagacatttctcaaaggaaGGCATACAaacggccaacagacacatgaccAAATGTTCCACACcatttggcatcagggaaacagaaatgaaaaccacaatgagataccacctcacactggtcacaATGGTTAAAATTCACAActgaggaaacaacagatattggtgaggcTGCAGAGAAAGGCGAACCCTctcatactgttggtgggaaatcaaactagtgcagccactgtggagaacagtaaaggggttcctcaaaaacttaaaaatacagctaTCCTACAAGCCAGCAATTGTGCTATTaagcatttaccccaaagatacaaacatagtgatctcaagggacacctgcaccccagtgtttatagcagcagtgtccacaagagccaaactatggaaagagctcagatgtccattgacagatgagtggatagagaagatatggtatatatatatatatatatatgaataattccatatatataatggaataatgatcaaaaaaatgaaatcttgccttttgcaaggAGATAGGTGGAAATAGAGGAAATTATACCAAGCAAAataatcaatcagagaaaggcaattatcatatggtctcactcttaggtgaaatttaagaaacaaaacaaaggatcatagggaaagggaaaaaaaataaaaacaagacaaaatcagagatggggacaaaccataagagactcctaaccataggaaacaaactgaaggctgctggaggggaggggggatagGGGATGGGATAAATGGGTGATGAACTTTGAAGAGTGCACGGGATGCAATGAGAACTGGGTCTTACATAAgcctgatgaatcactgacctctacctctgacataaataacacattttacgttaattaattgaatttaattttttaaaaaagaaaataaagttagatATATGAGTCAAAATTACAAGCCTAGGTAGAGTAAGATTGTTTCCCAAAATATTGTGCGTGATTGGTGTATGGACTGTCCTAACTAAAGGGCTGGAATCTATGAAAGGTGGACAATATCATTGCCCTACCCACCTTGGCTGGTTGTGTCAGACTTTTGCACCTGTTTAGAAACCAATTAATGCAAATGATGAGGAGTGTCTCTCTCTTCCCAGTTTTCTTCAGATAATTCATTTCTGacaaccacattttaaaaatatagaactatATTTTTCAGTCTCACCATAATATTTCAGTATCTGGCTCAGTGTTTTAGGTACCAATTGAGTTACGGTTCTAGTTAAGATGTGAAATTAGTGGGAAAAAAGTGAAGGCCCAAGTCACTAGCCttctaaatctaaatataaatctaaaaataaaaatctaaaaataaatctaaaaatctaaaataaatctaaaaacaaaatctaaaaataaaaatatctagaatGACTTCCAAGTTAAACTTGCTTGGGTCTTTTTGAGGAAAATAATGTAAAGTCGGGATACTCTGTATTTTCCCTTTGAAACTTGACTACATCAGAAACCGTCCATCAAATACAGGGTAGagtgtatttaaaagaaaatacaaagcattATGTAAATGACATAAATTTTTCAGGTGGGAAAAATGTTGACTTTCTTTCAGTTTACTTTATCAACTTTTTAATGGATCAATTTTAACAACATAAATGCTTTACTTCCAAAACTGTTTACAAAGCTATGAATTGGtctgggaaattatttttaagattttatttatttattcattcatgagagacacacagagagaggcagagacacaggcagagagagaagactccctgtggggagccagatgggggactcaatcccaggaccccaggaccacgccctgaaccaaaggcagatgctcaaccactgaggcacccaggccccCAGTCTGAGAAATTTTATAAGAGATTTTTCTCTACATGCTTACTGAAGAAGTTTTGGAATACAAGTGAGGTCCGGAGCTAATGACGAAGAAAGAATTCATGGGATgcctttggtgcaaaatggtggttttattaaagcctgggGACAGAACCCAAGGGCAGGCAGAGCGGCTGCCCTGGGCTTGCAAGGAGTGGCTGACTATATAGTGGCCagtgggggaggtaaggaaaagggagatttcaGAAGGATTTTCATTAGATaaggaggacctacaagatactggagaCCTAGCCATTCTCCAGTTAAAGAGCACTTTTCCCTCTAGCAGGACATTCACTTTAAGACAATTGGAAACTTCCTAAAGGATGCTGCACAGATCCCACCCCGGGTGGGGGTCATTTGTGGGAtatcagcttgtgctttgtcctcagctagccctgttccCTCATCACTCACTATCTCCAAATAATTATCTATTTTAAGAATTTCACTTCAGGGGAACCTGGCTAGAAGAGCTGGTAGGCcatcttgatcttgggttgtgagatccagcctcactctgggggtagagattacttaaaagataaaaaaatataataaaatctttaaaaaaaaaaagaacaaaaaatcctTAGACTCCTTTACTAGCTGTTGTATGCatgtgatgaatcattaaattctactcctgaacccaatattgcactgtatgttaatgacctagaattaaatctaaaaagtgaataaataaataaaagaatgagtaaattaataaataaattcccagATCTCCTGAATTTCTGCAGCAGACCTGACAGCGTAGAAAGAGCAAGCTCTGGCCCTCAGGCCCCGTCCACCTCTTCCCTTGGGTCTAACCCAGCTCTGACCCCGGGGAGATGGCACAGAGGGAGCACACGGAGCTCCCTAAGGGGGGGCGGGGCGTCCTAGGGGTGACAGGTGTGAGGGCCCGTTCCTGTTGGAGCAGGTGGGGGATGACTGCTCAGGCCCCGCTGGGGGTCAGGTGAGGTCAGCGTCCCGTCTCCCACTGATGATGTGTCCTTGGGCGTCGGCTGCTGGCGCGCAAGGCCCGAGGCGGCGGCGACAAGATGGACGCCTGCCGCCATGTTGTTGGGCCTCCTGATGCCCTTCGGTCCCGCCCGCCCAGCACAATCCAAATGATTCCCAAGACACTTAATTTTGCTAAGAAAGAGGAACGTTAGAGAAAGGGATGTTGCAGCCCACGAATGTACAGAGTGGGAGCTTCCGGTCCCTGCAGGTGCCTGCTGACCCCACTGCCCTCCAGCCCCGACGCCCCCGCCTCCGGCCTGGTCCTCGGGACGCTGCTGTCGGGGAGGGCCTCGTGCAGATGCCACGGAACGAGGGGGGCGCGGCCTTGCCAGGGATGCTACTCCCCTCGCTCACCCTAGTAGGAGCCAGTCAAGCTCTTACGGGACCAGCTTTCGGGATTTTAAGAGTAAATCCTAATATTAGGTGGAGTTTCAGATACTTTTGTCCTGAGTTATTTTTCAGCTGACTACTTTAAAAGGCCTCTCCATTACAACTGATTAGAAAATAAGTGAACGTATATAAAAATGCCACTAAAATCCCATCATTATATAATTACTTACTGAACAGAATTAACACCTGCCCATAGACATAAGAAATTGCAGAAATCCTTCTGTCAGAAATAGATAACCTTAAATACTAACATTGTGTGCATGCTTTTAGTGATCTCCTAGCTCTGGAGCTCCTCGATAGATAAAGTAGAAAATATGCAATTAGGTCATCTAATTGGGGTAAAgactttctggaaagaaaaatattagcttaattacaaaaaaattccTAGCTTTCTGGcttgatcatatttttttctgagtgttCTTATGAAAATCACTTCAGGAATCAgtttggagtacctgggtggcacagtgggttgagCAACAGATGCTTGATTTGgatttgggtcatgatcttgggtcatTGGGTTGATTCCAGTGTCGAGCTTCATGGTAGCTGGGGAGTCTGCCTGTGATGTTCTttctggctctccctctgcccctctctttgcttgttctctctttctctctctctctccctctcccaaaaataaatttgtcttaaaaaaaaaaaaaacgaaatctGAATTCATTTGTAAAAGTGAAGCTGAATAATATTACCCACTTCTTAAAGTACCGTAGAGACTTAGAGTACTCTGAGTACTTTAAACCatagttcatttctttatcttttttctcttattggtCAGACCTCTAAAATATTATGATCAGGTGAAGAGCCAGCTTATACACTTGATCCCGCTGTAACTCCCCTTCAAGCAACTCCAGGGCAAAGAGCTATCTCTTCTAGAGATGCCCCCAGAGCAGGACACTGAGGGTTTCCATCACCCAAAACTCCCAGGCTCCCTTGCCTTCACATGTAAACTTCTCTAAGAGCACTGTTCGCTTAAATGAATTGAATTTAAGTGCATTTCTAAAATTTGGCACAATATATAAAACAGTGTCTAGGTGAACATTCATCTATAGGAAGCTTAGTGCTGTTTTCAGGCTTTCTTAGAGACAGGACAAAAGGGATTCACACTGCTTCAGAGGAGACTCTGATGAACATCAGAAGGAACCTCCTGATACTAGTTGTGACACCAGAGGAGCAGACAAAAAGGAGATTGAATACCTTCTTTCATTTGAAGagaatttaaaagtgaaatgacATAAGTAAATGAAGACTAGTGATAGACAAAGGGTAGAAGAGTTGATCCTTCAAGGTGTCCTCTTGAACCCGGTACTCAGTTCCTGGGACAATAAACATTCCTGACCTCCCTGCTTAATATTGAACACCCAACAGAGCCACTATGCCTCAGTAGCAATCAACAGCacacattataatttttatgCTGGCTTTTATGCCAGAGTCATCAAATTGGTTTTCATGCTCATAGCCATGTACAGGATGAGCGAAGAATGTCCCAAGAAGGTCATGCTTTCTAAATCACTTCTTCCTGTTCATCCTTTACTATGGAAGAAGGATGCTGCATACTTTTTTCTTAGCTTCTTCATGGCTGTCTTCATGTCAGCATTTCTGAGTGTGTAGATAAGAGGGTTCAACATAGGTGTGATCACTGTGTAAAAGACAGAGAAAACCTTATCCACAGAGAAGCTGCAGAAAGGTCTCAGGTAGATGAATACACATGGCACAAAGATCAGGCTGACCACTGTTAGGTGAGAGGCACAGGTAGAGAGTGCCTTGCTCCGGCCCTGGCGGAAGCGAGTTCTCAGAGTGGTCAGGATGATGCCGTAAGAGAACAGCAAGACCAAGAAACagatgagagagagcacaccacTGTTTGAGACCATGAGCACCTCTACTACATATGTATCCATGCACGCGAGCTTGATGACCTGAGGGACGTCACAGTAGAAGTTGTCCAGTTCATTGGGGCCACAGAAGGGCAGCTGGATCACCAGCATGACCTGTGTGATAGAGTGGATGAAACCCCCACACCAACAGGCAAAAACCAACTGAAAGCACAGCTGGCGGTTCATGACTGTCAGGTAGTGCAAGGGATTACATATGGCCACATACCTATCATAGGCCATGACCGTCAACAGAAACATCTCACTGGCTCCCAGAAAGTGCAGGAAGTAGATCTGGGCCAAACATCCTGAGAAAGAGATGATCTTGCCTCGTTGTAGAAAATCTCTTAACATCTTGGGCACGGTAACACAGCCCAGGCATAGGTCAATGAAAGACAGATGACCCAAAAAATAGTACATGGGAGATTGGAGCAGGTGAGCATCAGCTCGTACTGTTACCATTATCAACAGGTTTCCCAGAACAACAGTCAtgtaaaacaaggaaaatgtTAGGAAGAGAAACAGCTGTAGCTCCCAGGAGGATGATAGGCCCAGAAGAACAAATTCTGTCACCTTAGAATCATTGC
This window harbors:
- the LOC144281568 gene encoding olfactory receptor 4Q3-like — encoded protein: MKKSNDSKVTEFVLLGLSSSWELQLFLFLTFSLFYMTVVLGNLLIMVTVRADAHLLQSPMYYFLGHLSFIDLCLGCVTVPKMLRDFLQRGKIISFSGCLAQIYFLHFLGASEMFLLTVMAYDRYVAICNPLHYLTVMNRQLCFQLVFACWCGGFIHSITQVMLVIQLPFCGPNELDNFYCDVPQVIKLACMDTYVVEVLMVSNSGVLSLICFLVLLFSYGIILTTLRTRFRQGRSKALSTCASHLTVVSLIFVPCVFIYLRPFCSFSVDKVFSVFYTVITPMLNPLIYTLRNADMKTAMKKLRKKYAASFFHSKG